The nucleotide window GTAGGGCCTCCGCTTCTGAGGAACCAAACTCTGCCTCGCGAGAAACCTATCAAATCGCTTCAACGACTCTCCCAACTTGGCCTCGTTCTTCATAATATGCGAATCTCCGATCTATCCTAGAAGTGAAGCGAGTATTTTACCAAATCATCCGCCGGTTGACAATCCCGATTTCCTGTGCTATACGAAAACCTAGAGCCTTTCCAATTAAGAAATGGCGTCGCGCTGGGCGCGACGCCATCGCCCGAGCTGAGCTTCCGCTCTCCAGCTTCTCGCTGGCGGCCCATCACAAAAGCACTTACCATAAAGTGACGGGCAGCTCAGGTCCTATCTGATGGCCGCGCCCTGATTCGCGGGCCGCCATCAAGCCGCTGGAGCGGAGTTCCGCATAATTCCGGTCAGATGATTTCATCATCCTCCCTTCATTATACAGAACCCGCTCAGCTCGGGCGTTAGCCATACAAGGAGGAGATACCATGCCGGAGCTTCACAGATACCGAATCTTCATCAGTCATGCGTGGAGTTACAACGAGGACTACTATCGCCTCATCAAGTACCTTGACGAAGCCCCGAGTTTCCTCTACGCAAACTACAGCGTGCCGAAACACGATCCTGCCGAGGAGAGTCTTAAGGAAGCGTTACGACGGCAGATTCGGCCGGTTGAGGTAGTGCTCATCGTTGCAGGAATGTACGCTAATTCCAGCGATTGGATTCAGTTTGAAATGG belongs to Deltaproteobacteria bacterium and includes:
- a CDS encoding TIR domain-containing protein; the protein is MPELHRYRIFISHAWSYNEDYYRLIKYLDEAPSFLYANYSVPKHDPAEESLKEALRRQIRPVEVVLIVAGMYANSSDWIQFEM